In Denticeps clupeoides chromosome 1, fDenClu1.1, whole genome shotgun sequence, a single window of DNA contains:
- the hnrnpua gene encoding heterogeneous nuclear ribonucleoprotein U: MAAVDVRKLKVNELKDELKRRRLSDRGLKAELMERLQAALDRELSPETEANGAEVGAEYTGEEAPEGERMEAEEEEEEEEEEEEDEDGDGGDADAADVECGEQQDDDEDMGGEEEEEEEEGGVDMDKCEEDDDLFLKDDDEEMDKFDEDDAAAASLSRPGDADKVKNDEQKSKKGVKRRRDEHGRGYFEFIEESKYSRAKSPQPPLEEEDEKLDDTTVCLDTYNSDLHFKVSRDRYSASSLTMESFAYLWAGGRASYGVAKGMACFEMKIIEKIPVKHISSKGADVHDVLVGWSLANGTLLLGEEEHSYGFSSKGKKTSNCTTEDYGESFDENDVIGCLINFEDAEVALSFLKNGKDLGVAFTISKDHLNGAALFPHILCHNCAVEFNFGQRETPFFPAPDGYGFLQQISVAERVRGPKGPETKEDCEVIVMVGLPGAGKTTWVAKHTQENPGKYNILGTNTIQEKMMITSLKRQMKDVTKLTAISQRAPLFLGKFIEIAARKKRNYILDQTNVSAPAQRRKMCLFAGFQRKAVVVCPSDEDYKQRTQKKAETDGKDVPEHAILKMKGLYTLPEEGDCFCEVTYVELEKEESTRLLDKYKEESKTSLPPEKKPNQGSIPPKRGGNRGRGGKNQFGRGGAQGQRGGRGGFQSRGNFRGGPGPRGGFNRPPRGFIPPPAFHGGFSNRGGFSNRGGGVPNRGGAPRGGPGRGNMANMSNRGASMHRSNMNRGRGNNRGNFSPSFRGRGSNSRGFKNGNFSMNKAQAFNQSWQQGFWNQKPWSQRYHPGY; encoded by the exons ATGGCTGCGGTGGACGTGCGGAAGCTGAAGGTAAACGAGCTGAAGGACGAGCTGAAGAGGCGGCGGCTGTCGGACCGGGGGCTCAAGGCCGAGCTGATGGAGCGCCTGCAAGCCGCGCTGGACCGAGAGCTCTCGCCGGAAACCGAGGCCAACGGAGCCGAGGTCGGGGCCGAGTACACGGGCGAGGAGGCACCGGAGGGAGAGCGCATGgaggctgaggaggaggaggaggaagaagaagaggaggaggaggacgaggatgGAGATGGGGGAGACGCCGATGCGGCGGATGTCGAGTGCGGCGAGCAGCAAGACGACGATGAAGATAtggggggagaggaggaggaggaggaagaggaaggcggTGTAGATATGGATAAATGCGAGGAGGATGATGACCTTTTTCTTAAAGACGACGATGAAGAGATGGATAAATTTGATGAGGACGACGCTGCAGCGGCCTCTTTATCGAGACCTG GCGATGCGGACAAAGTCAAGAATGATGAACAGAAGAGTAAGAAGGGTGTTAAGAGACGCCGGGACGAGCATGGAAGGGGCTACTTTGAATTTATTGAAGAGAGCAAATACAGCCG GGCCAAGTCACCACAGCCTCCCCTCgaggaagaagatgagaaaTTGGATGATACAACTGTCTGCTTGGACACTT ACAACAGTGACCTGCATTTCAAGGTGTCACGGGACCGCTACAGCGCCTCCTCCCTCACCATGGAGAGCTTTGCCTATCTGTGGGCCGGAGGCCGAGCCTCGTACGGCGTGGCAAAAGGAATGGCTTGCTTTGAGATGAAG ATTATTGAGAAGATTCCAGTCAAACACATTTCCAGCAAGGGCGCTGACGTCCATGATGTTCTAGTGGGCTGGTCCCTGGCTAATGGCACACTTCTCTTAG GAGAGGAGGAACACTCCTACGGGTTTTCATCCAAGGGTAAAAAAACGTCTAACTGCACAACAGAAGATTACGGAGAGAGTTTTGATGAAAATGATGTCATCGGGTGTTTGATT aACTTTGAGGATGCAGAGGTGGCACTTTCCTTCTTGAAGAATGGCAAGGACCTTGGTGTGGCCTTCACAATCAGCAAAGACCATCTGAACGGGGCAGCACTGTTTCCCCAtatcctctgccacaactgtgCGGTAGAGTTCAACTTCGGTCAGCGGGAGACGCCATTCTTCCCCGCGCCAGACGGCTATGGCTTCCTGCAGCAGATTTCTGTGGCTGAGAGGGTTAGAGGACCCAAAGGGCCCGAGACCAAAGAAGATTGTGAG GTGATCGTAATGGTTGGGCTCCCTGGAGCTGGCAAGACTACATGGGTTGCAAAACACACTCAGGAGAACCCTGGCAAATATAACATCCTGGGCACCAACACAATACAGGAGAAGATGATG ATCACCAGCTTGAAACGGCAAATGAAGGATGTCACAAAGCTGACGGCCATCTCGCAACGGGCCCCTCTCTTCCTCGGAAAGTTCATAGAGATTGCAGCAAGGAAAAAGCGCAACTACATTTTAGACCAG ACCAATGTTTCTGCACCGGCCCAGAGAAGGAAAATGTGCCTTTTTGCTGGGTTCCAACGCAAGGCAGTAGTTGTCTGCCCCTCTGATGAAGactacaagcagaggacacaaaaaAAGGCTGAAACTGATGGCAAAGATGTGCCAGAGCATGCCATCTTAAAAATGAAAG GACTCTACACCCTGCCAGAAGAAGGCGATTGCTTTTGCGAAGTTACCTATGTGGAGCTCGAGAAAGAAGAATCTACCAGACTGCTGGACAAGTACAAAGAAGAGAGCAAGACATCCCTGCCACCAGAGAAGAAGCCAAACCAGGGCAGCATCCCCCCCAAGAGGGGAGGCAACAGAGGCCGGGGTGGCAAAAACCAGTTCGGCAGGGGTGGGGCCCAAGGCCAGCGAGGTGGCCGGGGTGGCTTCCAGAGTAGAGGCAACTTCAGGGGAG GTCCAGGGCCGCGTGGCGGATTCAACCGTCCACCCAGAGGTTTCATCCCTCCACCAGCCTTCCACGGCGGGTTCTCCAATCGAGGGGGGTTCTCTAATCGGGGTGGGGGCGTGCCCAATCGAGGAGGCGCACCGAGGGGAGGGCCTGGTAGGGGAAACATGGCCAACATGAGTAACCGTGGCGCATCCATGCATAGAAGCAACATGAACCGTGGCAGAGGCAACAACAGAGGGAACTTCAGTCCG AGTTTCCGAGGCAGAGGCAGTAATTCCCGTGGATTCAAGAATGGCAACTTCAGCATGAACAAGGCACAGGCTTTCAACCAGAGCTGGCAACAAGGA
- the drc8 gene encoding dynein regulatory complex protein 8, whose translation MAEDRENAEAIISEVHKKISDAFDVFDHERNKTVDVREIGTIIRSLGCFPTEGELQEFITEIEEEEATGYIRFERFLPTMTKLLMERKFRPIPEDLLLQAFEVLDQEKKGHLGTEELTKYMTQDGEPFTQEEMEEMLSAAADPDKNVIFYKDFVSMLTVDDK comes from the exons ATGGCGGAGGACAGGGAGAACGCAG AGGCTATAATTTCTGAGGTTCACAAAAAGATCAGTGATGCCTTTGATGTATTTGACCACGAGCGCAATAAAACTGTTGATGTCAG GGAGATTGGTACAATAATACGGTCCCTTGGATGCTTTCCGACCGAAGGTGAACTGCAAGAATTTATTACTGAG attgaggaagaggaggccaCAGGGTACATTCGCTTTGAAAGATTCCTTCCTACAATGACAAAACTTCTTATGGAGCGCAA ATTTCGGCCGATCCCAGAGGATTTGCTTCTCCAGGCCTTTGAg GTTTTAGATCAAGAGAAAAAAGGCCACTTAGGAACAGAGGAACTCACAAAATACATGACTCAAGATG GAGAGCCCTTCACACAGGAAGAGATGGAAGAAATGCTGTCGGCTGCTGCAGATCCTGACAAGAACGTCATTTTTTATAAAGACTTTGTAAGCATGCTTACTGTTGATGATAAATAA